The following coding sequences are from one Mesotoga sp. Brook.08.105.5.1 window:
- a CDS encoding stage V sporulation protein S, producing the protein MEILKVSSKSNPNKVAGAIAGVISKNEQVELQAIGAGAVNQAVKAVAIASRFLREQGTKVFMVPGFVEIQIGEEMRTGITMKIISEKDEEK; encoded by the coding sequence ATGGAAATCCTGAAGGTCAGTTCTAAATCTAATCCTAACAAGGTTGCAGGTGCCATAGCCGGGGTCATCTCAAAGAACGAGCAAGTAGAACTTCAGGCCATTGGCGCTGGTGCTGTGAATCAAGCTGTGAAGGCAGTAGCCATCGCTTCTAGATTCCTCAGAGAACAGGGCACTAAGGTGTTCATGGTCCCTGGATTTGTGGAGATTCAGATTGGCGAAGAGATGCGCACGGGGATCACCATGAAGATTATTTCGGAGAAAGACGAAGAAAAGTAA
- a CDS encoding ferritin family protein gives MLTVSDMLGIALKIESAGYSYYQKLSERTSGEVRDLFSRLSVQEREHAEIFRDILKNVENEPTAQDWDDNVGYLKSYAEISIFPRIESSEVPQNMSKAISGAMEVEKDSIIFYSDLASFIPNSKELKEIIEEERRHLHDLVKLYGSL, from the coding sequence ATGCTTACAGTAAGTGATATGTTGGGTATAGCCCTCAAGATCGAAAGTGCAGGTTATTCATACTATCAGAAGCTTAGTGAGAGAACTTCTGGGGAAGTAAGAGATCTTTTCTCAAGACTTTCGGTGCAGGAAAGGGAGCATGCAGAAATATTCAGAGATATTCTGAAGAATGTGGAAAACGAACCAACAGCCCAGGATTGGGACGACAATGTGGGTTATTTGAAGTCTTACGCCGAGATATCCATTTTCCCTCGAATTGAATCGTCAGAGGTCCCTCAGAATATGAGCAAAGCTATCAGTGGTGCAATGGAAGTGGAAAAGGACAGCATTATATTCTATTCAGATCTCGCTTCCTTTATACCCAACAGTAAGGAGCTCAAAGAGATAATTGAGGAAGAGCGAAGGCATCTCCATGATCTAGTGAAGCTTTACGGTTCATTATAG
- a CDS encoding uracil-xanthine permease family protein — protein MSNEKSAYQEVKEQEDRSKNLGKGGLLVLGLQHAFTMFGATVLVPYLTGVPVNVALFTAGIGTLLFHLLTKWKVPVFLGSSFAYIAPINAVILYHANAPEAFGSVPEAISAGFAITPDMIAYATGGIMIAGFVQVAIAILIKVLGISKFEKIFPPAVAGTIIAVIGLNLAPTAISMASSNWWIAIVSLGTAVIVRLYVKGFTRLIPVMCGIIVGYIVAAITGNVSFDAVNQASWIGIPSFVLPKFSVYSLTVLVPVALAPTIEHFGDIFAVSSIVGKKFYDDPGIHRTLAGDGIATAVAGFFGGPANTTYSENTGVLAITKVFNPTVMRIAAVFAIILSFVPKVGAVIQSIPTAVMGGIEILLFGMIAAVGMKTLIENRVKVDGKNLIIISVMLVVGIGGAAIGIGPVRFEGIGLAALVGLILNGIFVATKAPEE, from the coding sequence GTGAGCAATGAGAAGTCGGCTTACCAGGAGGTAAAAGAACAGGAAGACAGGAGCAAGAATTTGGGTAAAGGAGGTCTTCTGGTACTGGGACTGCAGCATGCATTCACGATGTTTGGGGCAACGGTACTTGTTCCATATCTGACCGGCGTTCCAGTGAATGTTGCGTTGTTTACTGCAGGCATTGGTACACTCCTTTTTCATCTACTAACAAAATGGAAAGTGCCAGTCTTCCTTGGATCGAGCTTCGCTTACATTGCCCCAATCAATGCCGTGATACTCTATCATGCTAACGCCCCTGAAGCTTTCGGATCTGTACCAGAGGCGATTTCCGCAGGGTTCGCTATCACACCCGACATGATAGCCTACGCAACGGGCGGAATCATGATCGCAGGGTTTGTTCAAGTTGCAATTGCTATCCTGATTAAGGTTCTCGGGATTAGCAAATTCGAGAAGATCTTCCCACCAGCTGTTGCCGGAACAATAATCGCTGTGATCGGTTTGAACCTAGCACCCACAGCAATAAGCATGGCAAGTTCAAATTGGTGGATAGCGATAGTATCTTTGGGAACGGCAGTAATTGTAAGACTATATGTTAAGGGTTTTACAAGACTCATTCCAGTTATGTGCGGTATAATCGTAGGCTATATCGTTGCTGCAATTACCGGCAACGTCTCTTTCGATGCGGTTAACCAGGCTAGCTGGATAGGAATACCTTCCTTTGTACTTCCTAAGTTTTCGGTATACTCTTTGACCGTTCTCGTCCCTGTGGCCCTTGCCCCAACGATCGAGCACTTCGGGGATATATTTGCAGTGTCTTCAATAGTTGGAAAGAAATTCTATGATGACCCCGGTATACACAGAACTCTGGCCGGAGACGGAATCGCGACAGCTGTAGCTGGGTTTTTTGGAGGCCCAGCAAACACAACTTACAGTGAAAACACAGGCGTTTTGGCGATCACAAAGGTCTTTAACCCCACGGTAATGAGGATCGCCGCTGTATTTGCGATTATACTTTCGTTTGTACCAAAAGTGGGAGCGGTCATTCAGTCGATTCCTACAGCCGTGATGGGTGGCATTGAGATCTTGCTCTTTGGAATGATTGCTGCTGTAGGGATGAAGACACTGATAGAGAACCGAGTGAAGGTAGACGGCAAGAACCTGATTATCATCTCAGTAATGCTTGTGGTGGGTATCGGTGGTGCTGCCATAGGAATTGGGCCTGTCAGGTT